The following nucleotide sequence is from Triticum dicoccoides isolate Atlit2015 ecotype Zavitan chromosome 7B, WEW_v2.0, whole genome shotgun sequence.
AGCCACCGTCATCGGAGGCCTGGAGAAGCTTCCACCGCCGCCACGCCTCCGGCAAGTTCTTCAAGGTTCCTTATTTCCCCTTCTCTCCTCGCCCCCTTGTGCAAAATACCTTCTTATTGTATTTCACCTATTGATTCGGTAGGAATATGAACTAGATCACATTGGTAGAGAAATGTTCAGATTCATGGACTAGTGCAAGGTTGCATTTCTTTATCGGGCAAACGACTGCACTTCTTTGGAGTCAAGCCGTGCAGCTAGAAAAAACATCAATAAAGTATCAAAAAAAAAACATCAGCAAAGTAACAGTGCATGTGTGCTCCACAAGGCGAGAGAAGGGAGACTAGGTTACTTTCCTTCCCATTTTTTTCATGAGTGAAGACAGACTATAACTAAAGCGTCGAATGAGCAATTAGAATGAAACTATTTCCTGAGTAGCAGTGTTCGACACTCTCTACCATTATCACCAAATTATACCACAAGATGGTCCGTTTGTTCATTCTTATGGAATGGGAACTTTTACTTTGGTGATGATGTATGATGTGGCCATGTGTGTATACCAATATGTACACCAAGGACTCTGGTGTCAGCAGCATCTTGTCTGTATACTAAATTACTAAtaccttttttttcattttctgcTTTTTGTTTACCCATAAGCTTTGGAAAAATCAAATTAAAGTGTTATACATTACCTTATTGATTACTAGGCAAATATTTATGTGAACTAATGTAGTAGGACTTTGTTCGTCTCATTAGTTCCCGCAAATCAATTTAAGATCCCATCTCACTTTGTTAGGAAAGAAGGTATTTGCTGAAGGAATTTCCTGAACTGCTTAACAGCAAAGGATGTGCAAAGGTTTTAGAGGTGGGGTGTGGGAATGGAAGCACTGTTGTCCCCATTCTACGGTAATGTTCTCGGATCTGTAATTTCATTTCAGTAAAAGCAATCTATTGGTAATAGGTTCTCTCAGTGCAGAATGTTTATTGTATCATATTGCAGTAGTCTTATAGCCGCAAGCCCACGGCTAGCTTTGAATATGAGCATTCATCAAGGTACATGCAACGATTGTCAGGGATGACTTTGACAAAGAGGGAGATCAAAGTGGGGGTTCAGGAAAAACAGAGTAGGttcgagaggaaggaagggggttgGCGATGCGATTGCAACATTTAATTGGTTCGTTCCATTACAACACACCATATATATAAATAAGGAAAAGTTGCATTGGGGCTTTGTACTACTGTAAAGCTAAAAAAAAATACAACACACCATCCTTGGCTTATATAGCCAGGTAGTCATTGCCTAAGCTCGTGCCATCCTTCCAGATTGCAATGGATAGATGCTAGCAGACCTGCCCACTGAATCAGCTCATGTTTAGTACTTGGTCCCAATTCATTGGACATGAGTGCACTGAACAATAACTATATCCTTCTAGACATTGGTTGAACTGCTCTGTTTGGCAGTCAAATTGAGGTGGTGAACAGAGCCGATCTGCAATTGAGCAGCTACTCTGTTTGGCTATCTGATATTAAGACTTGTGGATTGTGGCATACCGTGAACCTTTTACGCATTTCAAGGAATACTGGAAATTTGTATATGTAAAAGAGTATACTTAAGGGGTGAGCAGTACTTAATAAACTTATGAACAAGATGAGTAGATGACGACCACCAAAATTATAAGACCTTTGTTAGGCAATGGAAGGCTTTTGATGAAGTAAAATAGTTACTACTGTCTAAGGTCTGGATGGAACCAGGAGAGGCTGCAAGATGCCTGTGCATATATAATCCTGAAGTATAGCATTTTGTGCAGTTCTTTGTTTGCATGCGACACATGGTGCTTTCATTGCCATTATTTAATATTTTGGTGTGCCAATCCTGGTAATTCCCTCTTTCTTCAGTTTATCGCATGCAATGCAAACCTTTGTTTTTCTTTCTGTGCGCTCATGGCACTGATTCTATTAGGCATTTAGAACAGAACACATGGATAAAGTAAATCTGCAAGCTTTCGTAGTTGACCAACAGTCATACTTGAATACACAAGGACTATAATGATGATGACAGTCATAATGAATGATTCCTGCAGATGTAGTCCAAGCATCACTGTCTATGCTTGTGACTGTAGTGAAGACACTCTAGAGAAAGCAAATGAGATTGTGTGTAATACACAGGGAGTTGATGCCAAGGATAGGTTCCACCCTTTTTTGTTGGATGTTTCTAAAGAAAAACTTCCAGGTTGGTTGTTCTGCAAATATTGTCAAAGTTCAAACGGAAAGGTTGTCGAGCTCTCACTAGGTACTTGGTTTGTTTATATGTTCTTCTATTTGAAAATTTCTTTTCACGTAATATTGAACTCATCTATGTTATTCCTTCCAGATTCAAGTCATCTTCATACAAGGGGAAAAAACCCAATCTCACtgaaagaagatgagtgttgtgttCGTGGCATAGATTTTATTACCATGGTTGGTGAATTTTGTTCTGCCATCTATCATTCTCCTTCCCTTCAGCCAGAGCATCTGCATCAGCGTTAGATTCAGCTCACTTATACTTCTAAATTTGACACTGTGGTGTGGTCGCATTTCTATTTTCAAAAGTTGTGTTAAAAATCTAATTCCGGATTTATTAAATGGGAAATCCAATCCTTCACTATTGGTGCTCACATATATACCTTGTTATAAATACTGTCTTTTTGTTGACAGATATTTACGTTGTCAGCCATACCCTTCAACACAATTCCAGCTACTCTAGAGCGTTGCGTGTCTGTTCTGAAACCAGGTGGCCTTGTTTTGTTCAGGGATTATGGTAACATCTCAGACATGGTATTAACTTGTATAATTTATTTATAAGCAATCATTTGCTGACAACTCTTCTTGTTTTCATATTATAGGCGTTTATGACATGACAATGCTTCGATTCTTGCCTCACCAAAGAGTGGGATTTCGGGAATATATGCGTTCTGATGGCACCTATTCATATTTCTTCTCATTAGACACTGTAAGAGAACTCTTTCATGCTGCTGGACTACTAGAGGTAACTCTAAAATCTCAATGATTTGATATCGAAGGTTACTTTGAACAGTAGTGCACCATGAGTCGGTAGCAGCTGCATCTGGCACATGAAGATGTCCATGCACAGGACAGTTTTAGCTAGTTGCCAATTTCATTTCATCTATTCATTTTATCTTGTAGAGTCGTTGTATTCAGCTGTGTTCTAGATACCTGTTGTTAGGGACTGCCTATTGAAACAAACCAGTATCACAAGGAATATATTAAGTTCCTATCTGCCCCTATTTACCACCACAGTAGGTCCAGGGTCACGCTGACCAGTATGCAACTGTCAGCAAACCATATAGGCATGATTTGTTGATTGTTCTTTATGTTCGCTGACATTATCTTTTGTGTGGATCATAGTTAATGTACCATAATTGTATGTCAAAATTATTCTTTACGCCTTAATTTTAATTGTAGTTTGGAATTATAGACTTATACTAAACAAAATGTGGTTCCAATCCCAAATTTCATCAACAAGCTTCTAAAATTGCCCTGCTTTATCTAATTAATACTTACTCTTTtcatttccttcattttcttaggtCGTTTGCTTCAGTTCCATTTTTTAGTACGTGTCTACAGCTTATAAGACGCTCACATGTATTTGCTTATCTGTGTGCAGTTGGAGCTGGAATACTGCTGTGTCAGATCAGTGAATAGAAAGAATGGCAAGAACATGCAAAGGGTATGGGTGCATGGCAAATTTAAAAAACCCACAAGTCAATGACTTGGACACTTGGTGGTTCCTCGGATGTGCTTCTAATGTATGAATGCTCTGCCGCGAACATGTAAATTAGCAAATTTAATTATATATGCTTTCACTTCTTGTTAATCATGGATTCTTGATTTCTGCAGTGTGCTTCTAACATAGAGATGTTTTTTGCGGTAAAACAGCAATGTTTAACGCACGACAAATTTCTGCACCCAAATTTTGCACAGCAAGCATACCAATTTGCAAAATTAAATTTACTGTACTTCCCGTGCATGTCATATATATTATGACAGCATCAATATATTTCTTTGTGCTAGCCGTGTTTTCTGATTTTATTAGTGGCATATGTCTGTATTGCAGTGATTATTTTGCTTCAACCATTGTCATTATGTGCTTCTTTTATTGTACAAACGTTGTGTTTCAACCACTACACCTATGTGCTTCGGTCAATGTGTGCTGCTtcttgggtgattttttttttgtttcaTCGACATTTCTATTAGACAGACATTATTTTGTTGCACCAGATTACAATCGTGTTGCCAAGGATGCTACAATGATGCAGAGTGTGTTGTGGCCGGGAGTTTGCAGTGCATGTAAGATCTTCCATGATAATGTTGCTGTAATTATGTTCTACGTATGTAGGAGTATTTGCTAGTGGATGGAAGCAAATTTGCAGCATGTACGCAAATGTTATATGGATATGTCAAGCATTGTAATGTACTAATGTTGGTGATTTGAAAGAAGCAAATATGTTGATTGTCGGAAACATTTTATATGAACAGACAAAGCACGGTAATGTTGGCAAGTAGTAGTGGCATTGGCAATTTCGCGTCATAACACCGTTCACAAATTTCTATTAGATCAGAACAAAATTCAGTTGCCATGGAGCTGGCCGAAGCAAAATTTAGTGCTACCAGAAACAAACAAACCATTCCGCATTTCCATTGGACGCAAGTTTTTGTCACATCAAAGAAAGTACGGGCGCtgataggcgccggcgcaccggccgaacagTTGGGCCGGTCAAGCTACAGCCACCCGATACATACTTTTCCAACCGTCTGATTACTTTGTTTCAAAAGTCAAACGCACAGGAAACAAGGAAAAAAGGCAGTGCGCGCACATGCCAGATCCCGAGCGCTCGCCGGCCGCCCGCCCTTCTCCTCGTCTTCCCGTGCTTGCTTGCCACCCTTGCCACCGCGCCTGTCACCCGCGCTCGCCTGCCGCTCGTCCGTCGCTCGTGCACGTCACTTGCCTCGGCTGCCTTCGCTTGCCATGGTTGTAACTCACACATAGGAGGGTTCCAGCGCGCTGTCATCATGGTTGCAGCGTCCCCGACGTCCCCGTCTCCAGCTCGCCGTCCCGTCTCCGGCTCGCCGCCGTT
It contains:
- the LOC119341500 gene encoding tRNA N(3)-methylcytidine methyltransferase METTL6-like isoform X1, which gives rise to MDGGGERGITKKEAEAEYHCHDFEWEDLRADVEANPSFSYHLSPFPTTTASPQPPSSEAWRSFHRRHASGKFFKERRYLLKEFPELLNSKGCAKVLEVGCGNGSTVVPILRCSPSITVYACDCSEDTLEKANEIVCNTQGVDAKDRFHPFLLDVSKEKLPGWLFCKYCQSSNGKVVELSLDSSHLHTRGKNPISLKEDECCVRGIDFITMIFTLSAIPFNTIPATLERCVSVLKPGGLVLFRDYGVYDMTMLRFLPHQRVGFREYMRSDGTYSYFFSLDTVRELFHAAGLLELELEYCCVRSVNRKNGKNMQRVWVHGKFKKPTSQ
- the LOC119341500 gene encoding tRNA N(3)-methylcytidine methyltransferase METTL6-like isoform X2, translating into MWKPTLPSPTTCPLSPRPPPRRSHRHRRPGEASTAATPPASSSRRYLLKEFPELLNSKGCAKVLEVGCGNGSTVVPILRCSPSITVYACDCSEDTLEKANEIVCNTQGVDAKDRFHPFLLDVSKEKLPGWLFCKYCQSSNGKVVELSLDSSHLHTRGKNPISLKEDECCVRGIDFITMIFTLSAIPFNTIPATLERCVSVLKPGGLVLFRDYGVYDMTMLRFLPHQRVGFREYMRSDGTYSYFFSLDTVRELFHAAGLLELELEYCCVRSVNRKNGKNMQRVWVHGKFKKPTSQ